The genomic stretch CCACGAAGGCGACCGACGAGAAGCCCGACGTGAAGACCGTCGAGGTCGACAAGAAGGGGGTCATCCACTTCGGCGGGAAGATCGTCACCGTCGACGCCCTCCGCCGCGACCTGGAGAAACTCCACCAGGCCGATCCCAAGGTCGCCGTCATCATCCGGGCCGACCGCGACCTCCGCTACCAGACCCTCGTCGACGTCTTCGATGCCCTCCAGCGGGCGAACATCACCCGCCTCGGGCTGACCCACCTCGACGAGGCCTCCCCCCGCCACTGATCCCGTCGTGAACCAAATCGTTCGCGCCCCCCGCCCCGCCGCTCCCGCGCCGAAGCCGCCCCCGGGCGGCCCGCTCCCCTTCCGCCGCGCCCTCCTCTGGGTCGCCGTCGCCCACGTCGTCGTCCTCCTCGCCTTCCTCCTCCAGCGCGCGGCGACGAAACCGGTCGAGCCCCCGCCCGGGCCGGTCATGGAATTCATCCCCCTTCCCCCCGTCGCGCAGCCGCGCGGCAGCGCCCCCGCCGCGCCTGATCCCGCCCCGGCCTCGGTCCCGCCGCCGACCCCGACCCCGCCTCAACCCCAGCCCGACCCGACGCCCGAGACCCCCGCGCCTCCGGCTCCGACCCCCGATCCGACGCCGACGCCCACCCCCGCCGTCGACGCCCCGAGCGACATCGTGATCCCGAAGACGCCCAAGCCCGAACCGAAAAAGGTCGAGCCCAAGGCTGAAACCAAGCCGAAACCGGAACCGGCCAAGGCCGAAAAGCCGATCCCGCCCGAGAAACCGGAGAAGACGGAAAAAGCGGAGAAGACGCCCAAGCCGGTCAAACCCGCCGAGCACAAGCCGCAGGTCAGCCTCACCCCCGTCACCCGCCCGTCCGCCCCGTCGCAGGCTGCGGCCCAGGCCCCGACCACGGCACCCTCGCGTCCCGCCGCCGCCTCGGGGAACGGCCCGGGGCTGAAGGCATCGGGCGTCTCCGACCAGCTCAGCAAGGCCCTCCAGGGCTCGGGCGCGACGGCCCCCGTCACCGTCGGCCCCGCCGGCGGCGGGGGAGGGGGCGGCAACGGAAGCTGGTACTACGGCCTCATCCGGGACGAGATGTACCGCGCCTGGGACCAGCCCGTCGATCTCTCCGGCAAGGGCTATGCCACCATCATCCGCGTCACCCTCGCCGACGACGGCCGGATCACCGGTTCCTCCATCGAGCGGAGCTCCGGCAACACCGCCTTCGACCAATCAGCCCTCGCCGCCGCCCGCCGCGTCAACCGCCTCTCGAAGCCGAAGCCCGCCGACATCGCCGACAGCGTGACCATCGCATTCAGGTTGCTGGATTAGGAGAAGAAGTAGCAAAGCGCTCCTCTCCCGATAGGAGTCTGGGCGTATGGGTACCGTCTACCCCTTCAGTACGTACCCTCGGGCGTACCGGAACCATCCGATTTTAATCCAGTGAGGAGATAAGGCGCAGGGGGAAACGCGTCCGCCTAGTTAAGGCTCTCAGAACAGGAGGTTCCAGGAGGGGCGGAGCCCCTCTTGGGCTATAAAGCGGGTCGCCTCCAGCTGTACAGGGTCGACCGCGCAAGTCCCGAAGGGCCGCCCCGCTCCCCGCCCCCCTCAATCATTCCGATACGTCCGAATCGACTCCAAAAACGCCTCGCCGAATTCCGCCAGCTTCTTCTGCCCCACCCCCCCGATCTGGCCGATCTCCTCGAGGCTGAACGGCAGGTCCCGCGCCATGAGGCGGAGGGTAACGTCGGAGAAGATGACGTAAGCCGGGACGTTCCGCTGGTCGGCCAGTTCCTTGCGGAGGGTACGGAGGCGCTGGAAGAGCTGCTCGTCGCAGGCGATGGCCCCGGCGGCGGAGGCGGCGCGGGGGGCGCGGCCTTCCTTTTCCGCCATGGCGCGGGCCGAGGCGGCGACGGGCTTCACGAGGCGGATCGGGGTCCGGTCCCGGAGGACGGTCCGCCCGGCCTCGGTCAGCTCGACGACCGAGATCTCCCCCTCGGTCTGGCGGGCGAACCCGGCGCGGATGAGCTGGCGGCCGATCTCCTGCCACTCGGCGCGGGGGAGGTCTTTGCCGATGCCGTAGGTGCTGAGCTGGTCGTGGCCCCAGCGGAGGAGCTTCTCGCCCTTGCCGCCGGTGAGGATCTCGGCGAGGTGGGTGAGGCCGACGCCGAAGCCCCCCGACTGCCGGACGCGGAAGACGGTGGAGAGGAATTTCTGCGCGGGGACGGTCGCGTCGTAGCTCTCGCGCGGCTCGTTGCAGTTGTCGCACGCCTGGCATTCGCCTTCCCATTTCTCGGCGAAGTAGCCGAGGAGGGCGCGGCGGCGGCAGCCGTCGTCCTCGGCGTAGTCGATCATCTGGCGGAGCTGGGCGTGGGCGGCCTTCCGCTCGTCGGGATCGGTCTTCTCGTCGATGAAGTTGCGCTGCTTGATCGCGTCGCCCGCGCTGAAAAGGAGGAGGCACTCGGCGGGGAGGCCGTCGCGCCCGGCGCGGCCCGTCTCCTGGTAGTAGCCCTCGACGTTCTTCGGGAGGTCGTAGTGGACGACGAAGCGGACGTTCGGCTTGTTGATCCCCATGCCGAAGGCGATGGTGGCGCAGACGACGCGGACCTCGTCGCGGAGGAAGAGCTCCTGGTTCTTCGCCCGCGTCGCGGGGTTCAGGCCCGCGTGGTAGGGGACGGCGCTGATGCCGTCCTTCTCGAGCTTCCCGGCGACCTCCTCCGTCGCCTTGCGGCTCTGGCAGTAGATGATCCCGGCCTCGCCCCGCCGCCCGGCGAGGAAGCGGAGGAGGGTGGCGTAGGCCCCGGCCTTCGGCGAGACGCGGTAGGTGAGATTGGGCCGGTTGAAGCTGGCGACGAAGTGGCGCGCGCCGTCGAGGCGGAGCTGGCGGGAGATGTCGGCGCGGACCCGCTCGGTCGCCGTGGCGGTGAGGGCGAGGACGGGGACGCCGGGGAAGCGGTCGCGCAGCTCGGCGATGCGGCGGTATTCGGGGCGGAAGTCGTGGCCCCACTCGCTGATGCAGTGGGCCTCGTCGACGGCGAGGAGGGAGACGTTCCACTCGGCGAGGTTTTCCAGCATGCCGGGGAGGACGAGCCGCTCCGGCGCGATGTAGAGGAGCTTCACCTCGCCCTTGTGGAGGGCGCGGAAGCGGGCGCGGGCCTCGTCGCCGTCGAGGGTCGAGTTGAGGTAGGTGGCGGCGACGCCCGAGGCGACGAGGGAATCGACCTGGTCCTTCATCAGCGCGATGAGGGGGGAGATGACGACGGTGAGTCCCGGCAGGAGGAGCGCGGGGAGCTGGAAGCAGAGCGATTTCCCGCCGCCCGTCGGCAGCAGCGCGAAGGCGTCGCGCCCGGCGAGGATCTCCCCGACGATCTCTTCCTGCAGCGGGCGGAACGTGTCGTAGCCGAAGACCTCCTTCAGGATCGTGTGGGGGGTCGGGGCGATGGAGGCGGCGGAAGACATGGGGAACGCTCCACTTTCCCAGAGCGGCCCCCCCGGTACAAGGCGAAAGGGGGGCGAAGGCAGGCTACGGAAGCGCTACACCAGGACGTCGCCCGCCGTGACCGCCTCGACGCGGCCTCCCTCGCGGCGGAGCAGTAACGCCCCGCCCGCGTCGAGGCCGACGGCGTGGCCCTGGATCGTCCCGCCCGGCGTACGGACGGAGACCATCCGGCCGAGCGAGAAGCAGCGGGAGGCCCACGCCTCGCGGACTTCCTCGAAGGGATCGGCGAGCCGCTTCTCCAGCTGGAGGAGGAGGGCGGCGAGGAGGTCGATGCGGCGGGGCGCGCCCTCCCCGGCGATCAGCTTCAGCGAGGTGGCGATCTCGGCGATGTCGTCGGGGAAATCGGAGCGGGTCTGGCGGCAGTTGATCCCGATGCCGACGACGGCGAAGACGATCGCCTCGGCGTCGGCCTGGATCTCGGTGAGGATCCCGCCGAGTTTCTTCCCCTCGTGGAAGAGATCGTTCGGCCACTTGATCTCGATCTTCCCGGCCTCGGCGGGGAGGAGCGAGTCGATCGCCTCGGCGGCGGCCAGCGCGGCGACGATGGTCAGCCGCGCCACGTGGCCGAGGGGCCAGCCCGGGCGGAGGAGGAGGGAGAACCAGAGGCCCTCCCCGCTCTTGGAATGCCACTTCCGTCCCTGCCGTCCGCGCCCCTTCGTCTGCCGTTCGGCCGCGATGACGAGGCCCGCCGCCGCGCCGCCCTGGGCCTCGCGGAGGGCAAGGTCGTTCGTCGACTGGGTCTCGCGGAAGACGACCGCGCGCCAGTCGATCCGGCCTTTCGCCGCGACCGGCAGCCGCGCCGCGAGCTCGTCGGCGACGAGCAGGTCGGGCAGCCCCTCCTCCATCCGGTAGCCCTGGTGCGGCAGCGAGGCGATGGGATAGCCGAGTTCCTGGAGCGAGGCGATGTGCTTCCAGATCGCCGTCCGGCTCACCCCGCACCGCTCGGCCAGCACTTCCCCCGAAAGCGGCGTCGCCCGGTCGGCGAGGAGCGCGCGGAGGATTTCGACGTCGAGGTTCGAGGCAGGCATGTCGAGGGAAGTTGTAGCGGTGGGGAAGAGGGAGAGCGAGAGTGGAATGGAGGGACAGGGCAGCGGATTTCTCTGCCATACGTTTCTCTCCCGATGGGAGTCTGGGCGCATTGGCCCCGTCTCTCCCTATCGCTCGTACCCTCGGGCGTACCGGAACCATCCGATTTTAATCCAGTTCGGAGACGAGGCGCCGCCAAAGCGCGTCCGCCTAGCTAAGGCCCTCCGAAGGGGAGGTTCGAGGAGGGGCGAAGCCCCTCTTGGGCTATAAAGCGGGTTACATCCAGCTGTAACAGGGTTGACCGCGCAAGCCCCGAAGGGCGGTTCCCGTTCCGCGATCCCTTTCCCCGTGCGCCCTATCTCCCAAGCGTTCCGTTTGCCAAGCGCATGGGAGAGGGGCGCTTGGGAGATGAAGCGTATGGGACACGGAGCGCATGGGAGATCCACGCTGGGTAGCACCACGGAGCGGGGCAGCCCTTCGGGACCTGCGCGGTCAACCCGGTACAGCTGGAGGTAACCCGCTTTAACCCCACAGAGGGGCTCCGCCCCTCCGTGACCTCCTGTTCTGAGGGCCTCAACTAGGCGGACGCGTTTCCCCCTGCGCCTTATCTCCTCACTGGATTAAAATCGGATGGTTCCAGTACGCCCGAGGGTACGTACTGAAGGGGGAGACGGTACCCATACGCCCTGACTCCCATCAGGAGAGAAGCGTATGGGAGAGAAGCGCCTGGAAGAATGGCCGCATCGGATCCGCCGGCACCCCCTGCTCAACAAAAACACTTGCACTATAAATCTATATATCCTATAGACATTATCATGATTCGCTTTTTCTTTAAACCATCCTCTTTCCTCGCCCTCGGTCTTTTGGCTCTGACTACGGCTCAGGGGTGGAGTGAGACGGTTCTTCGCGTCGGCTATCAGAAATCGAGCACGCTTTTTGCCCAGAAGGCCGATGGGACGTTCGAGAAGGCGTTGGCGAAGGAGGGGGTGAAGGTCGAGTGGAAGGAGTTCACCTCGGGGCCGCCGCTCCTGGCGGCGCTGGCGGGCGGGTCGCTCGACTTCGGCGAGGTCGGCGACGCTCCCGGCATCTTCGCCCAGGCCGCCGACGCGCCGATCCGCTATGTCGGCTACCTCCACGCCAGCCCCCACAGCGTCGGCATCCTCGTCCCGAAGAACTCGACGATCACCTCGGTCGCGCAGCTGAAGGGGAAGAAGGTCGCCTGGGCGCAGGGCTCCAGCGCCCACTTCTTCCTCGCGAAGGCGCTCCAGAAGGGGGGCCTCGCCCTTGCCGACGTGACGCCGGTCTACCTCCAGCCGCCCGAGGCGCGGGTCGCCTTCGACAGCGGCTCGGTCGACGCGTGGGCGATCTGGGACCCGTTCTTCTCCGCCGCCGAGGTCGGCAGCCACGGGAAGCTGATCGTCGACGGCGAGGGCCTCGTCCCCTTCTACGGCTTCTACTTCGCCTCGACGGCCTTCCTCGACGGCGACGGGAAGAAGCTCCTCCCGGCGATCTTCGCCGAGGCGAACGCCTTCGCCGCCCGCGTCGGGCAGGATCACGAGAAGACGGCGCAGCTCTACGCCCAGCAGCTCGGCCTCCCGATCGAGGTCGCCCGCCTCTTCGAGAAGCGGAAGGAGCGGTACGGCGCCTATCCGATCGACGCCGCGGCCATCGCCTCGCAGCAGGAGGCCGCCGATCTCTTCTTCGCCCAGGGGATCATCAAGAAGCCGGTGAAGATCGGCGACTACGTCTGGGCTCCGGCGAAGTAGCCGCTCTGCCCCGCCTCTTCCGCCTGCACCACCACCCAAGGCCATGTCGACCTCCTCCTCCGCCCTCGATCTCTTCTGGTTCATCCCGACCCACGGCGACGGCCGCTACCTCGGCGGGGGGAGCGGCGCGGGGGGGCGGCGGATCGACCACGCCTACCTCACGCAGGTGGCGCAGGCCGCCGACGCGCTCGGCTTCGGCGGGGTGCTGCTGCCGACGGGGCGCTCCTGCGAGGACGCGTGGGTCGTCGCCTCGTCGCTGATTGCGGCGACGCGGCGGCTCCGCTTCCTCGTCGCGCTCCGGCCCGGCCTTGTCCCGCCCTCGCTCGGCGCGCGGATGGCGGCGACGTTCGATCGCCTCTCGCAGGGCCGCCTCCTGCTGAACATCGTCACCGGCGGCGATCCCGTCGAGATGGCGGGCGACGGCCTCTTCCACGCCCACGACACGCGCTACGAGATCACCGACGAGTTCCTCGACGTCTGGCGCCGGGAAATGGCGGGCGAGACGGTCGACTACGCCGGGAAGCACATCGAGGTCCGGGGCGGGAAGATCGTCTTCCCGCCGAGCCAGAAACCCTATCCGGCGCTTTACTTCGGCGGCTCCTCCCCCACGGCGCTCGAGATCGCAGCGAAGCACGTCGACGTCTACCTCACCTGGGGGGAGCCGCCCGCGCAGGTCGCGGAGAAGATCGCCCTCGCCCGCGCGGCGGCGGCGAAGCAGGGCCGCAAAAGCGACCGGCCTTTGCGCTTCGGCATCCGCCTCCACGTCATCGTCCGCGAGACCGAGGCGGAGGCGTGGGCCGCCGCCGACGCGCTCCTCTCCCGCCTCGACGAGGCGACCCTCGCGAAGGCGCGGGAGACCCTTTCCCGCCTCGATTCGGCGGGGCAGAAGCGGCAGCTCGAGCTGAGCGGCGGAAACGGCAAAAACGGGCTCTCGAAGGCCCGCGCCGATCTCGAGATCAGCCCGAACCTCTGGGCCGGCGTCGGCCTCGTCCGCGCCGGGGCCGGGACCGCCCTCGTCGGGAGCGCGCGCCAGGTCGCCGACCGGATCGAGGAATACCGCGCCCTCGGCATCGACACCTTCATCCTCTCCGGCTACCCCCACCTCGACGAGGCCTACCGCGTCGCCGAGCTCCTCTTCCCCCTCCTCCCCGTCCGCCGCCCGGCGATCCCCGATCCCGACGCGCAGGACCCGGGCGCGGGGGAGATCGTCGCCCACGAGTTTCGCCCCGAGGCGGCGGCGGCCCGCTAGTTCATCGCGCCGATGCCCATGCACCAGCCCCTCCACCCCTCGCCCGCCGCCGCTCCCGGACGTCTCCGCCCGGCCTGGCCCGCCTGGCTCCGCTCGCGGGAGGGGCGGCAGTGGTTCGTCCCGGCCCTCCTCCTCGTCGCGTGGGATCTCGGGTTCCGCTTCGGCCTCTTCCACACGAATCTTTTCCCGACCCCCGAGGGCGTCGTCAACGCGGTCGTCCGGCTCTGGCAGAACGGCGAGCTGGTCCGCGACCTCACGATCAGCACGGAGCGGGCCCTCGCGGGCTTCGCCCTCGGCGGCGCGATCGGCTTCGGCCTCGGCCTCCTCAACGGCCTCTTCCGCGTCGGCGAGGAGCTCCTCGACACGACGATCCAGATGGTGCGGAACGTCCCCCACCTCGCCCTCATGCCGCTCGTCATCCTCTGGTTCGGCATCGGCGAGTCGACGAAGGTCTTCCTCGTCGCCCTCGGCGTCTTCTTCCCGATCTACCTGAACACCTTCCACGGCATCCGCTCGATCGATCCCGACCTCGTCCAGATGGGCCGCATCTACGGCCTCACCCGGTGGCAGCTCTTCCGCCACATCATCTTCCCCGGGGCGCTCCCCTCGATCCTCAACGGCATCCGCTTCTCCCTCGGCCTGATGTGGCTCACCCTCATCGTCGCGGAGACCGTCGCGTCGAGCTCCGGCATCGGCTACATGTCGATGAACGCGCGGGAATTCCTCCAGACCGACGTCATCCTCCTCGGCATCCTCCTCTACGCCCTCCTCGGCAAGATCGCCGACAGCCTCGTCCGCCTCCTGGAGCGGCGGCTCCTTCGCTGGCACCCGACCCAGGCCAAGCTTTCGGCCCAACCCAAGACCGCATGAGCGCCCCTTCCCCTTCTTCCCCCAACGGCCTCCGCCTCGAGGTCTCCCACGTCACGAAGCGGTTCGGCGCGAACACCGTCCTCCACGACCTCTCGTTCACCGCGGAGCCGGGGGAATTCCTCGCCATCGTCGGGAAGAGCGGCTCGGGGAAGAGCACCCTCCTCCGCCTCCTCTCCGGCCTCGACACGCCCGACGCGGGGACCCTCCTCGCCGACGGCAGGCCCATCGGCCTCAACGGGCCGTCGAACCGGGACACGCTGGTCCTCTTCCAGGACTCGCGCCTCCTCCCGTGGAAGCGGGTCGTCGACAACGTCGGCCTCGGCCTCGACGGGACGAAGGGATGGAAGGAGACCGCCGAGGCGATGCTCCGCCACGTCGGCCTCGACGCCAAGAGCGGGGAATGGCCCGCCCTCCTCTCCGGCGGTCAGCGCCAGCGGGT from Verrucomicrobium sp. GAS474 encodes the following:
- a CDS encoding biopolymer transporter ExbD, whose amino-acid sequence is MALKRYTQSNSHSTMAELNVTPMLDLAFTLLIIFIITTPLMEGNIEINLPTATPTKATDEKPDVKTVEVDKKGVIHFGGKIVTVDALRRDLEKLHQADPKVAVIIRADRDLRYQTLVDVFDALQRANITRLGLTHLDEASPRH
- a CDS encoding TonB family protein — encoded protein: MNQIVRAPRPAAPAPKPPPGGPLPFRRALLWVAVAHVVVLLAFLLQRAATKPVEPPPGPVMEFIPLPPVAQPRGSAPAAPDPAPASVPPPTPTPPQPQPDPTPETPAPPAPTPDPTPTPTPAVDAPSDIVIPKTPKPEPKKVEPKAETKPKPEPAKAEKPIPPEKPEKTEKAEKTPKPVKPAEHKPQVSLTPVTRPSAPSQAAAQAPTTAPSRPAAASGNGPGLKASGVSDQLSKALQGSGATAPVTVGPAGGGGGGGNGSWYYGLIRDEMYRAWDQPVDLSGKGYATIIRVTLADDGRITGSSIERSSGNTAFDQSALAAARRVNRLSKPKPADIADSVTIAFRLLD
- the recQ gene encoding DNA helicase RecQ, with protein sequence MSSAASIAPTPHTILKEVFGYDTFRPLQEEIVGEILAGRDAFALLPTGGGKSLCFQLPALLLPGLTVVISPLIALMKDQVDSLVASGVAATYLNSTLDGDEARARFRALHKGEVKLLYIAPERLVLPGMLENLAEWNVSLLAVDEAHCISEWGHDFRPEYRRIAELRDRFPGVPVLALTATATERVRADISRQLRLDGARHFVASFNRPNLTYRVSPKAGAYATLLRFLAGRRGEAGIIYCQSRKATEEVAGKLEKDGISAVPYHAGLNPATRAKNQELFLRDEVRVVCATIAFGMGINKPNVRFVVHYDLPKNVEGYYQETGRAGRDGLPAECLLLFSAGDAIKQRNFIDEKTDPDERKAAHAQLRQMIDYAEDDGCRRRALLGYFAEKWEGECQACDNCNEPRESYDATVPAQKFLSTVFRVRQSGGFGVGLTHLAEILTGGKGEKLLRWGHDQLSTYGIGKDLPRAEWQEIGRQLIRAGFARQTEGEISVVELTEAGRTVLRDRTPIRLVKPVAASARAMAEKEGRAPRAASAAGAIACDEQLFQRLRTLRKELADQRNVPAYVIFSDVTLRLMARDLPFSLEEIGQIGGVGQKKLAEFGEAFLESIRTYRND
- a CDS encoding biotin--[acetyl-CoA-carboxylase] ligase, encoding MPASNLDVEILRALLADRATPLSGEVLAERCGVSRTAIWKHIASLQELGYPIASLPHQGYRMEEGLPDLLVADELAARLPVAAKGRIDWRAVVFRETQSTNDLALREAQGGAAAGLVIAAERQTKGRGRQGRKWHSKSGEGLWFSLLLRPGWPLGHVARLTIVAALAAAEAIDSLLPAEAGKIEIKWPNDLFHEGKKLGGILTEIQADAEAIVFAVVGIGINCRQTRSDFPDDIAEIATSLKLIAGEGAPRRIDLLAALLLQLEKRLADPFEEVREAWASRCFSLGRMVSVRTPGGTIQGHAVGLDAGGALLLRREGGRVEAVTAGDVLV
- a CDS encoding aliphatic sulfonate ABC transporter substrate-binding protein, producing MALTTAQGWSETVLRVGYQKSSTLFAQKADGTFEKALAKEGVKVEWKEFTSGPPLLAALAGGSLDFGEVGDAPGIFAQAADAPIRYVGYLHASPHSVGILVPKNSTITSVAQLKGKKVAWAQGSSAHFFLAKALQKGGLALADVTPVYLQPPEARVAFDSGSVDAWAIWDPFFSAAEVGSHGKLIVDGEGLVPFYGFYFASTAFLDGDGKKLLPAIFAEANAFAARVGQDHEKTAQLYAQQLGLPIEVARLFEKRKERYGAYPIDAAAIASQQEAADLFFAQGIIKKPVKIGDYVWAPAK
- the ssuD gene encoding FMNH2-dependent alkanesulfonate monooxygenase, which encodes MSTSSSALDLFWFIPTHGDGRYLGGGSGAGGRRIDHAYLTQVAQAADALGFGGVLLPTGRSCEDAWVVASSLIAATRRLRFLVALRPGLVPPSLGARMAATFDRLSQGRLLLNIVTGGDPVEMAGDGLFHAHDTRYEITDEFLDVWRREMAGETVDYAGKHIEVRGGKIVFPPSQKPYPALYFGGSSPTALEIAAKHVDVYLTWGEPPAQVAEKIALARAAAAKQGRKSDRPLRFGIRLHVIVRETEAEAWAAADALLSRLDEATLAKARETLSRLDSAGQKRQLELSGGNGKNGLSKARADLEISPNLWAGVGLVRAGAGTALVGSARQVADRIEEYRALGIDTFILSGYPHLDEAYRVAELLFPLLPVRRPAIPDPDAQDPGAGEIVAHEFRPEAAAAR
- a CDS encoding ABC transporter permease subunit, with amino-acid sequence MHQPLHPSPAAAPGRLRPAWPAWLRSREGRQWFVPALLLVAWDLGFRFGLFHTNLFPTPEGVVNAVVRLWQNGELVRDLTISTERALAGFALGGAIGFGLGLLNGLFRVGEELLDTTIQMVRNVPHLALMPLVILWFGIGESTKVFLVALGVFFPIYLNTFHGIRSIDPDLVQMGRIYGLTRWQLFRHIIFPGALPSILNGIRFSLGLMWLTLIVAETVASSSGIGYMSMNAREFLQTDVILLGILLYALLGKIADSLVRLLERRLLRWHPTQAKLSAQPKTA
- a CDS encoding ATP-binding cassette domain-containing protein; this encodes MSAPSPSSPNGLRLEVSHVTKRFGANTVLHDLSFTAEPGEFLAIVGKSGSGKSTLLRLLSGLDTPDAGTLLADGRPIGLNGPSNRDTLVLFQDSRLLPWKRVVDNVGLGLDGTKGWKETAEAMLRHVGLDAKSGEWPALLSGGQRQRVALARALIRQPRLMLFDEPLGALDALTRLDMQGLIEGLWAEQRFTSVFITHDVEEAVALADRVLLLEVGRIVLDRKVALSRPRLRTNPVFSELKAEILDAVMHREEAKAGFAFSV